The genomic stretch GTACTGTTGTAATCACCTTGATTTGATGACTTTGGTTTTAGGCACGAATGCCTTTGTATATATAGCAATCTCTTTATCATCCAAGTTTACAGAAAGGATTTCATTGTAACATCAATATAAAAGAGAATATATGCGTTTAGCGAAAATGATATAAAATAAACCACGATCTTTTTCTTGTGTATGCCAAGGAACTTCATCCCCTTTGGTTTTCTCAATTTTCACATATTTACGCAATAATGACGGCACATTTACATTATTGATCATTTTTCATTCTATTATATCAATTTTAATGAACAAAGGAAGCCAAAGGCTTTCCCTTTGGCTCTATTTATAGTTTTTTAGTTGTTATAATTAATCAACTAAACCAATGAACATTTTAGATAGTTTTTTCGGGGTGGTTAGCATGGCATCATGTCCTGTAGCAATTTCCAGATATTGCCATTTTAGATTTTTATCGGCCAGAACTTTTTCGCTCATCTCTTTCATAATTGGCAATTGCGGATCTGTACAAGCGATAAAAACCAAAGGCAATCCGTTTCCATAAACATGATCTAAATGCAATACTTGTGCAAACGTCCCAAAAGGTTGTGGTGTAATGCGCTCTTCTACCCATTTAACCAGATTAGGTTCTGTAACGCCAAATAATGCTACGTCAAAAGGTTCAAAATGTTCTTTATTACGAATGTTTTCCATCTGAATTTCACGAACAGGTTCGGGCTGCATCGAAATAGGGCTCATACCATTTTCAACAATCATCGCATCCAGGAAAATCAACTTATGTAGACGCTCGGGAATTTGGTCTGCCACACCTGCAATTACAGCACCTGCATAACTATGCCCCACCAAATACACATCGTGTAGGTCCTCCATTTCAATCAAATTCACGATGTCCCTAATATGCGTACTGATATCTATATCATCATTGATCAAATGTTTTCTGTCACCCAATCCCGTAAGCGAAGGAGTATACACATTGTAGTGCTTTTGGGTTAGCTCCTTTTCTACTTCTTGCCAACACCAACCGCCATGCCACGCACCATGTACCAAGACAAATGTAGGCCCGTTTTTATGCGGTTGTGCCTGCGTAAATGTAAAGCTGCCTATCGTCAAAAGCAGCATAAATAATACTTTAAACTGTTTCATTTTTTATAATTTTGTATGATTAAATTAAACAAGGCAAAAGTAAAAACATGCTTTTGTGAAGACAATAACTCATCCTTAAGTGAGTCGATAACAAATGATTTATTTCAATATGGCAACCCCCAGAAAAGAATTTTCCACCAATACCGAAAACCTTCAAACACTAGCCGAAGCTTGTGATGTTAATGAAGTTTTGGCTCAGATTTCCTTACGTTGGAAGATGCAAGTTTTGTATTGCATAGCTGAAGGTATTTCGCAGTTCAGTACCTTGAAAAAAGCTTTTCCTACGATGTCGGATCAAATATTGAGCACCCGGCTGAAAGAGTTAAAAGAAGAGTTTTTGGTTATAGCAGAACCCGTTGAAAACACCACACCACCGCAGATTAGGTATATCCCAACTGAGAAAGGCACACAATTGTTGAAAATTATTCTTGATCTCCACCATTGGGGACTCAATTGGAAAATGGTAGGCAATAATTATTGCACCATGAATTTGCCAAGACTGATGGAAGAAGACAGAAAAGAGAAGTGATGCTTTTAGCTATCCATAAAAGAATGAATCAGGCTCTACTGGAATAATTAACTATAAGTAAGCAGTTCCCTGATCTCACGACTTTCCCAAAAAAGCATTCCGAAAATTCTTTGTTTGATATTTTGCAGGAAGATGTGGTGGATAATAATGCTTACTTTCAGGTGCTCATCAATAACATTCTAAAACTGTTTTATGCCAAAGTGATTAGTAAAGAATTGGATTATAAGATTGGTTATAAGAAATAAATAACATTTTCTATTTTAGCTTGTAATTTGTAACAGATTGAATGATTTAAAAATGAGTATATACTTAAAGTTAGCTCAACTAATTTGTTTGCTTCATGAAGAAGAGACTTGTTTATGACCTATTACTTTATCACTCACGATATACCTCGACTGAAAAAATCAATCATTTGTTCTAACCCGTTTGCCGCAAACATTTTTTCCATATTTTCCAAAGTGCCTTTGGTTGCTTCCGCACTTCTTGCCACCATATCTTTTTCAAAATGTGCTATTGCAGATTTAATGTTGGTAAATTGTCCATTGGTTAAAACTTCGGTTAATTCAAAAGCATCCTGCATCGCCACGTTAGCCCCTTCTCCGGCAAAGGGCGGCATTCGGTGTGCGGCATCGCCAATCATAGTAAGGTTTTCCTGTGTTTCCCAACTTTGATCAAAAGGAAAATAATATTGTGGTCTTGGTGTAAGACTTGTTTCCTCATTTGTAAAAAGCTCATACCATTTTTCGCTCCAACCGGCAAACTCTTTTTTAAACCATTCAAAAACCTGTTGTTTATTTTTGAAATCAATACCACTTTCTTTCAGCCAATTTTCGTGGGTTTTAAAAGCGGCAATACCCATCACCGAGCCATCGCCTTTTATACCAAACCCAAGCATTTGCTCGTTATCAAAACACATAATTTTGACGCCTTTGGTAGCTTCCAAAAGTTGGGGTAAATTTTTGGCAGCGTTATCTAAATCTATCTGTATCAAGGTAATGCCCGAATAAATCGGTTGAATATCACTTAAATACGGGCGTATTTTTGATTTCGCGCCATCTGCTGCAATTACCAAATCTGCATAAGCCGTTGTGCCATTTTTGAAATGAATTTGCCAACCTGAATTTTCTTTTTCCATAGCAATAAAATTACTGTTCCAAACAACAGTTGCGGGTTGTAGCGAATCGAGTAGAATATTTCGCAAAGGTGCGCGGTCAATTTCAGGGCGTGCTTCCGCAGTTATTTTTGCGAATTTTTTTTCATCAAATTTGATGTTTAGGTGTCTGTCGGCCAACATCATTTTACTGGCTTCGGGGCGATGATGCTTATAAAATTCATCAATCAATCCAGTGCGTCTCATGGCTTCCAAACCCGTACCTTCGTGCAAATCCAAGGTAGAACCTTGCACGCGAACATCACGGTTAAAATCGCGTTCATATACGTTTACATCGATATTTTTTAGTTGTAATAATCGGGCTAAAGTTAAGCCTGCCATACCGCCGCCTACAATGGCAACTTTTTTATTTTGTAGTAACATCAATTTTTAAATTTGTACTGCAAAATTATCGCTTGGCATAGGACAAAAATTGTAAAAAACGGTCGTTTTCGTTTTTGTAGAGTTCTTTGGGTGATACTCCTGAATACTTTTTGATTTCTTTTATGAAATGTGATTGGTCGGTAAAATTAAGCTGCGGATAGAGTTCACCTTCTTTAATGGAAGGAAGTGAAGCTTGAAAACGAAGAATACTACAATAGGTTTTTAAAGAAAGACCAAATTGTCGGTTGAAATAACGGTTGATTTGCCGTTCACTCCAATGCACTCTTTCAGCAAGTTCTTTTATGAGAATTTCTCCGTTGCTGCGAAAGATTAATTGAAAAAGTTTTTGTTTTCTTTCGTCAATTTTTTCCGGCAGAAGGGTTTGGATTTTATGCGTGGCTTTTTCACAAAAGGCATCAAAATCTTTTAAATCTTCAAACGTGAAATCCCAAAAATCATGTGGCATTTCTTTACCGCTGTTTCGGATGTTGGCAATGGAATCTTTCAAGATATATTCTACGGCAAGCGGATTGAAATTCACGGCAAAAAAAGCAGATACATTTATGTTGACCTTTTTAGGTTGGTTTTCCAATCCTAATAATCCGATGCGCAATTGTTGGTCTGTTGTTATCGTAAATATCAAATCCACTCTTCCATTCGGAATGATAATACCGTTGTCAAGAGATGTTATTCTTTTTAATGCAGAAAAACAATACACATAATCCGAAAGACTTTCTTCCGGTTTTACAAGACGGTATATCGTGCTTTCATTTGACAATTTCCAAATATTATAATAAGCACAAACTTAATGAAAGTCCGGTTTTTTGACAATCTATTCCATATTATACTAAATATTATAACAGGTTGCTGTCATTTTCCATAAATTTAGCTTTTTAAACATTTTTGACAGCTACATGATAGATTCGGCAATAAAAGACCATATTTTAAAAGTATATCCCTTTTCGGAGGATGAGCTTTTAACGATTAGCCCTTTCTTTTCCAAAATAGAATTGGGCAAAGGAGTGGATTTGTTACGGGAAGGATCGCTTTGTAATGCAATTTATTTTGTAGAATCCGGAAGCCTCAGAAGTTTCTATATGAAAGAAGATGGTTCAGAAGTGAATTTACATTTTACGTTTGAAGGAGAATATACGACAAACTTTATGGCGTACCTGAACCGGGAGCCATCGCAAGTTACTATTCAGGCGATGGAAGATAGCATTATCTGGCAACTTAATCCTCGCAATTACCCTCGTCCAAAAGGTTCCAATCATCCATTTTCCACCTTTATACGAAGACTTGCCATCAGATTGCTGACAGCTACAGAGGAACATTACAACATGCTGATGATGAATAATCCGGTAGAACGCTATCAGTATATTTTAACGCATAAACCTTTTTTGCTGCAAAAAGTGTCGTTGGGCAATCTTGCTTCCTATCTCGGTATTACAAGGGAAACGCTCAGTCGTATCCGCAATAACAAATACTGATTTTCTTTTTTGATAAATATCACAGTGAAACGGTATTGGCAAAACTAATTTTGCGCTATCAAAATAGTTGGAATGCAGGTATCGGACATTTTCAGGTCGCTCCGTAATCGGAATTTTTCTTTGTTCTTCTATGGTCAGTTTATTTCCCGCATCGGTATGTGGATGCAACGCACAGCCGTTATTTGGCTGGTGTACAGTATGACGCACAGCGCACTGATGATTGGTGTTACCACTTTTGCAGAACAGTTTCCTTCTTTTCTATTTTCGGTAAGAGGTGGCATTATTGCAGATAAGTACAATCGGTACAAAGTTATTTTGCTGACACAAAGCCTTTCTGCCTTGCAAGCGGTATTATTGACGATATTATCGTTTTCCGGAAATGAACAGGTTTACCTCATTCTTGCGTTAAGCGTTTTTTTAGGAATTGTAAACGCCTATGATGTACCGGTTCGGCAATCTATGATTAATGATATTGTGACCAATAAAAACGATTTGCCCAATGCTGTGGCTTTAAACTCTTCCCTGAATACCTTTGCGAGACTCATAGGACCTGCACTTTCTGGTCTCGTTTTGGCGAAATGGGGAACGGACTATTGTTTTCTTTTGAATGCGGTTAGTTTTATCGGGGTTATTGGTGCTATCCTGGCAATGCATTTTCCAAAACACACTTTTGCCGTTGGGCATTTGGTGGAGAAAAAAGGATTTAAAGAGGCACTACATTATCTAAGAAAACACCATGCCATCAGTCAGGTGCTTATGCTCGCTGCCTTATCTAATCTTATGGTATTACCGTTTGTGACTTTACTACCCGTTTATGCCAAAGAAATCTTTCACGGAGACGCTGCATTATATGGCTGGCTGAATGCCATGATTGGAGTGGGAGCCATCATCGGTGCCATTCATCTGGCAAGTTTTAAAAATGCTGATCACTTTCAAAAATTGTTGCAATGGAATACTTTACTATTGGGATTGGGACTTTTGTTATTTGCTTTTGTAAACAATGAAAACTTGGCTTTTTTGCTGCTTATTGTTTTAGGATATGCGTCCATAAGCCAATCATCGATTTGTTTTACCGTGATACAAATGCAGACAGAAAGTACTTACAGAGGCAGAATTATCAGCATCATGGCGATGGCTGTTTTCGGTATGTTGCCCTTGGGTAGTTTACTTGTCGGTTATATTTCTCAATCCATCGGCGAGGCTTATACTATTCTGAGTGAAGCCGCTGCCGGTTTGCTAATTGCCATCTGGTTTTATGTATCGGCACAAAAGAAGCATCAAGCTTAATTCGATAATAAATAATTTCAATAAACTATAAATTTTAAAAAATGGAAAATCAACAAACAAACACCGCACTATTGGTTATGGATATGCAAATGGGTATATTGGGAAACTTTCCGGATGAGAAAATGGAAGTGGTTCATAAAGCAGCGGAAGCTATAGCAATCGCTCGTGAGAAAAACATACCTGTATTGTTTGTCCGCTTAGGTTTTCAGAAGGGATTCCCCGAAATCGGTCCCGATAATAAAATGTTTTGGCAGTTGAAGAATTCGGTAGATGACAGCATTTTGCCCCGGTTTATGGAACTACATCCAGAATTGGGAGTTCAGGAGGATGATATTATCATCAATAAAAAAAGAGTGAATGCATTTAGCGGCAATGAATTGGAAATGATTTTGCAAGCGAAAAACACCAAACATCTTGTTTTAAGTGGTGTTGCAACAAGTGGTATCGTACTTTCGACTTTTTGTGCTGCTTTTGATAAAGACTATCAAATTACCGTTTTGTCGGATGCCTGTGCCGACCGGAACGAGGAAACACATCGGGTGTTGATGAATAATGTTTTTGCAGAAAGAGCGAATGTGTATTCGGTAGAAGAATGGAGTCGATCTTTGGTATAAGCCAAATTGCTTTTTTATACAAACCGTTATTCCATTTTCAAGATGAAGGTGCAGTCGGAAATATCCATGATGCAAGGGGTGCCAATAAGTAGCTGTATTATTTGTTTGAATGATTAGACATCAAACATTCCTCTGCCCATTTTCTGATTTTTAAAAGAATGAGGGAAAGTTTGATGTCGGTTTCAGTCAGGCGATATTCTACACGAGGGTGAACTTCAATAGGATTTCCGAATGAAATCAAGCGATCTGTAACCTATTTAATGATTCATTTATGTAGTGATAAATATTATCATTACTTGGATAAATGCAACTGTATAAATCCGTTTTTCATTTTGTGATATATGAGGTTGAATTTTGTGTTTAATGCAGTATTATTTCCGAATATAGCTCCTGAACCGGTGATTAAAGGATTGATGTTAAGATACGCATCTGTGACCAAATCTTGATCGATAAAAGCATTAAAAGTCCCGGCACCCCCACCAATGGCAATTTGTTCTATTCCCTTGCCTGCCATATATTCAATCGCCTCTTTGGGCGAACCGACAGATTTGTAACCTTCTGACACATACGGATTATCTGATAATATAATAATTTCTATACCCTTAAAAATATTTTTGACTTCCGGCGGGAACTTTTGAAAATTTTCAAAAGTTTTTACTCCAATGACCAGATTGCCTATCTGTTTAACTATGTCAGTATAAAATGCCATAGCCTCCGGCGGTAACTGATGATGCGGGTTATCGGATACTAAAAATCTTCCATTGACTGAGATGTTTGCGATTACGGTTACTTTCATTGTGACGTTTTTTAAATTTATTGGCAAAGCTATTGGAAATTGAATATATATTTGCTATTGATTACCTTTTGGAAAGTTACTATACAATGGAAAAAATTAATGATTTGAACAGAGAAAAAATATTGGCTATCAAAGATGCCGTTGAACTCTTGAGTGGTAAATGGAAGTTTTGTATTTTGCATAATTTATATCAACATCAGACTTTGCGGTTTAAAGATCTGCAAGAAAAATCCATTGGCATTACGCCCAAAGTATTGTCAAAAGAATTACAAGAGTTGGAAGATAATTTATTAATTACCAGGACAGTTAATAATACAAAACCGGTTACTGTGTCTTACGCTGTAACAAAGTATGCAGAAGAAGTTAAGCCTGTAATTGAAGCACTGCTTGATTTTGGTTTGAAACATCGGAAAAAGATAAAAGAAAAATAATTTATGAATCCAATTGTAAATTATTGTTACCACAGTCTATAATTTCATCTTTCAAACAATACTTGCATTTAATCCCTTATTTGCTAATTAAACTTCGCCCGAAATTCCACCGGACTTTGCTGCGTTTTCTGTTTGAAGAGCTTACTGAAAGATTGTGGATGCTCAAAGCCGAGTTCGTAAGCAATTTCACCGACGGTCAGATTTGTGGTGGACAGTTTCTCTTTTGCTTTTTCAATCAGTTTGTTGTGGATATGCTGCAAGGTGGTCTGTCCTGTCAGGCTTTTCAATAAACTGCTTAAATAATTGGGCGACATATTCAAGGCATCCGCCAGTTGCTGCGCAGTTGGCAAGCCGGTATCGATCAGGTCATTGTCTTTCCCGAAATAATCGTCTAAAATCTGTTCCAGTTTAACCAAAACCTGATGACTGGTTTTCTTTCGGGTAAGGAACTGCCTTTGGTAAAAACGTTCACAGTAATTCAACAGCAATTCAATCTGAGCGATAATGATGTTCTGACTGAATGCATCGATGTTGCCGTGGTATTCCCGGTGGATATTTTCAAGAATGCCGTTCAGAATATTTTCTTCCTTTTCTGAAACAAAAAGTGCTTCGTTTACTGAATAGCCGAAGAAATCGTACTGCTTTATTTTGGTTGCCAGTGGAGTATTCCAGATAAAATCCGGATGAATCAAGAGTACCCAACCGGAGGGTTTTACTTCATCGGATTTCTCTACGATAATATCCACCAATTGCCCCGGTGCGACAAAAGCAATCAGGCCTTCATCAAAATCGTATTCCTGCTGTCCGTAGCGGAATTTTCCCTGAATATCTCGTTTCAGGCCAATGGAATAGAAATTCTGAATCCAGCAGATCTCATTACCGTCCGTCTGATAATCAACCAAAGCATAATCCACCAAGCTCACAAGCGGATGTTCCGGCTTAGGCAGATAACACATTTTGTGAAAATCGCTGATGGTATTACAGGTAAATATTTTCTTATTTTTCATGTTCAGAATAAATGAAAGAAAAGAGATAAAACCCTAAACGCCTTATCTCTTTTCCGTTGCTTATTAAAAATCGGTGGAAAGGCTCAGCTTTTCATATTGTTGCAAATCCTGTTCCACAATTTTGATTTTGTTTTGCGCCAACTCAAATGAATCGCTGCCCAGGAACAGATGCAAAGGCGGATTTTCCATATCAGACAATTCAATCAAGGCATGGGCCACTTTTTCAGGATCGCCCTGCTGTGTGCCGTTAAGAACGTCTATATGCAAATCAACGATGCGTCGTCCTTCCGTATATTCGGCAATCGGTGCTTTAGGCACGCCTACCGAACTGGATTCCAGAAAATTGGTACGTAAGGTGCCGGGATAAACAATTGTAGTGTTGATGCCGAATTCTTTCACTTCGGCAGCCAAAGCTTCGGAGAGTCCAGCCAAGGCGAATTTGGTGGCACAGTAAATGCCTACGCCGGCATACATTCCGTTGAATCCGGCAATGGATGAGATGTTGATAATATGACCTTTTTTTTGCTGACGAAGTTGCGGCATTACACTTCGGATGACATTCAAAGCTCCGAATACATTGACGTCAAAATTCTTTCTGGATTCTTCGTCGTTCAGTTCTTCCAGTGTTCCCAACTGTGCATAGCCGGCATTGTTGACCACGACATCAATTCTTCCAAATGTTTCCACT from Arachidicoccus sp. BS20 encodes the following:
- a CDS encoding dihydrofolate reductase family protein is translated as MKVTVIANISVNGRFLVSDNPHHQLPPEAMAFYTDIVKQIGNLVIGVKTFENFQKFPPEVKNIFKGIEIIILSDNPYVSEGYKSVGSPKEAIEYMAGKGIEQIAIGGGAGTFNAFIDQDLVTDAYLNINPLITGSGAIFGNNTALNTKFNLIYHKMKNGFIQLHLSK
- a CDS encoding winged helix-turn-helix transcriptional regulator, yielding MATPRKEFSTNTENLQTLAEACDVNEVLAQISLRWKMQVLYCIAEGISQFSTLKKAFPTMSDQILSTRLKELKEEFLVIAEPVENTTPPQIRYIPTEKGTQLLKIILDLHHWGLNWKMVGNNYCTMNLPRLMEEDRKEK
- a CDS encoding helix-turn-helix domain-containing protein; the protein is MSNESTIYRLVKPEESLSDYVYCFSALKRITSLDNGIIIPNGRVDLIFTITTDQQLRIGLLGLENQPKKVNINVSAFFAVNFNPLAVEYILKDSIANIRNSGKEMPHDFWDFTFEDLKDFDAFCEKATHKIQTLLPEKIDERKQKLFQLIFRSNGEILIKELAERVHWSERQINRYFNRQFGLSLKTYCSILRFQASLPSIKEGELYPQLNFTDQSHFIKEIKKYSGVSPKELYKNENDRFLQFLSYAKR
- a CDS encoding isochorismatase family cysteine hydrolase — encoded protein: MENQQTNTALLVMDMQMGILGNFPDEKMEVVHKAAEAIAIAREKNIPVLFVRLGFQKGFPEIGPDNKMFWQLKNSVDDSILPRFMELHPELGVQEDDIIINKKRVNAFSGNELEMILQAKNTKHLVLSGVATSGIVLSTFCAAFDKDYQITVLSDACADRNEETHRVLMNNVFAERANVYSVEEWSRSLV
- a CDS encoding winged helix-turn-helix transcriptional regulator, with the translated sequence MEKINDLNREKILAIKDAVELLSGKWKFCILHNLYQHQTLRFKDLQEKSIGITPKVLSKELQELEDNLLITRTVNNTKPVTVSYAVTKYAEEVKPVIEALLDFGLKHRKKIKEK
- a CDS encoding winged helix-turn-helix transcriptional regulator, translating into MISFGNPIEVHPRVEYRLTETDIKLSLILLKIRKWAEECLMSNHSNK
- a CDS encoding alpha/beta hydrolase: MKQFKVLFMLLLTIGSFTFTQAQPHKNGPTFVLVHGAWHGGWCWQEVEKELTQKHYNVYTPSLTGLGDRKHLINDDIDISTHIRDIVNLIEMEDLHDVYLVGHSYAGAVIAGVADQIPERLHKLIFLDAMIVENGMSPISMQPEPVREIQMENIRNKEHFEPFDVALFGVTEPNLVKWVEERITPQPFGTFAQVLHLDHVYGNGLPLVFIACTDPQLPIMKEMSEKVLADKNLKWQYLEIATGHDAMLTTPKKLSKMFIGLVD
- a CDS encoding FAD-dependent oxidoreductase, with translation MLLQNKKVAIVGGGMAGLTLARLLQLKNIDVNVYERDFNRDVRVQGSTLDLHEGTGLEAMRRTGLIDEFYKHHRPEASKMMLADRHLNIKFDEKKFAKITAEARPEIDRAPLRNILLDSLQPATVVWNSNFIAMEKENSGWQIHFKNGTTAYADLVIAADGAKSKIRPYLSDIQPIYSGITLIQIDLDNAAKNLPQLLEATKGVKIMCFDNEQMLGFGIKGDGSVMGIAAFKTHENWLKESGIDFKNKQQVFEWFKKEFAGWSEKWYELFTNEETSLTPRPQYYFPFDQSWETQENLTMIGDAAHRMPPFAGEGANVAMQDAFELTEVLTNGQFTNIKSAIAHFEKDMVARSAEATKGTLENMEKMFAANGLEQMIDFFSRGIS
- a CDS encoding AraC family transcriptional regulator, yielding MKNKKIFTCNTISDFHKMCYLPKPEHPLVSLVDYALVDYQTDGNEICWIQNFYSIGLKRDIQGKFRYGQQEYDFDEGLIAFVAPGQLVDIIVEKSDEVKPSGWVLLIHPDFIWNTPLATKIKQYDFFGYSVNEALFVSEKEENILNGILENIHREYHGNIDAFSQNIIIAQIELLLNYCERFYQRQFLTRKKTSHQVLVKLEQILDDYFGKDNDLIDTGLPTAQQLADALNMSPNYLSSLLKSLTGQTTLQHIHNKLIEKAKEKLSTTNLTVGEIAYELGFEHPQSFSKLFKQKTQQSPVEFRAKFN
- a CDS encoding MFS transporter, whose product is MQVSDIFRSLRNRNFSLFFYGQFISRIGMWMQRTAVIWLVYSMTHSALMIGVTTFAEQFPSFLFSVRGGIIADKYNRYKVILLTQSLSALQAVLLTILSFSGNEQVYLILALSVFLGIVNAYDVPVRQSMINDIVTNKNDLPNAVALNSSLNTFARLIGPALSGLVLAKWGTDYCFLLNAVSFIGVIGAILAMHFPKHTFAVGHLVEKKGFKEALHYLRKHHAISQVLMLAALSNLMVLPFVTLLPVYAKEIFHGDAALYGWLNAMIGVGAIIGAIHLASFKNADHFQKLLQWNTLLLGLGLLLFAFVNNENLAFLLLIVLGYASISQSSICFTVIQMQTESTYRGRIISIMAMAVFGMLPLGSLLVGYISQSIGEAYTILSEAAAGLLIAIWFYVSAQKKHQA
- a CDS encoding Crp/Fnr family transcriptional regulator, which translates into the protein MIDSAIKDHILKVYPFSEDELLTISPFFSKIELGKGVDLLREGSLCNAIYFVESGSLRSFYMKEDGSEVNLHFTFEGEYTTNFMAYLNREPSQVTIQAMEDSIIWQLNPRNYPRPKGSNHPFSTFIRRLAIRLLTATEEHYNMLMMNNPVERYQYILTHKPFLLQKVSLGNLASYLGITRETLSRIRNNKY
- a CDS encoding SDR family NAD(P)-dependent oxidoreductase, which encodes MDTKKVWFITGASKGLGLILAKQLLSKGQQVAATSRSLESLEKEIPQTENFLPLEVNIVDEKSTQKAVNKAVETFGRIDVVVNNAGYAQLGTLEELNDEESRKNFDVNVFGALNVIRSVMPQLRQQKKGHIINISSIAGFNGMYAGVGIYCATKFALAGLSEALAAEVKEFGINTTIVYPGTLRTNFLESSSVGVPKAPIAEYTEGRRIVDLHIDVLNGTQQGDPEKVAHALIELSDMENPPLHLFLGSDSFELAQNKIKIVEQDLQQYEKLSLSTDF